Below is a genomic region from Helianthus annuus cultivar XRQ/B chromosome 2, HanXRQr2.0-SUNRISE, whole genome shotgun sequence.
AATAcaattttaacaaacccttgaaagaatcaggCCTAAAATCGACCTAAAATCTGAGCAATTTGGACAAAAACATACCGATCAAGTGACGTCAgcaccatttcgcacgaaatggcttTTCTTTTCATTTGAATTTGCTATCCATTTTGTACGAAATAGCTTAGTAGTAGTCCATTTCGCACCAAACTGCTCATTTCGCACCAGAGGGCCCATTTCTCTTGAAAGttccatttcgcttgaaacacTTATCCATTTTGTACGAAATAGACAGTGTTGGATCATTTCGCTTAAGAGAGTACCATTTCGTACAGATTGAGTTTCTACCAAATCATTTCGCATGAATTGAACATCTAGGTCATTTCGTTTGACTCATTTCGCTTCAAGACAGGTTGTTTGAGGATCAATTAGTTCGCAGGATTTGATTTGCTTCAGTTCACACAAAAGTACAGGATGGGTGATGATTTTTTGAATCCGTTTAGTGATGTTTTTGCTTACACGAGCAGCACAGGAGAAAACACTACATCAGACAACACAAACACTTCAGCACCAAACCTAAACCATAGGAAAACCATTGCTGATTCCTTGAGTGTTGATAATGCCTATGGCACCTACAACAAACCTCCCAAActtatggctatcgaggagtataaCAGATGGGCACTGAGGTTTGAGGATTGGCTAAAGGCATTTGCCTACCCGAGTTGGAAATGCTTGAAGAACGAGTTTAATCTTGGAAGAAGTGATTATGAGAACTTAGTCGAAAATGAACAAGAAAGTTTCATCGCTGAGCAAAAATGTATCGCATTACTTCATCAATCAGTAAGGGACGGTATCATATCTCTAATCTACTACAGTAATGCCAAAGATTTATGGGCAAAATTAGAGAAAAAGTGTGTGGGTGGAGCTGAAATTGTTAAGAACAAACAGAagttgttaaagaaagaatttgatctgtttggctgtatgaaaaatgaatccgTGTCAAAGATGATTGAAAGATTTGGTCACTTGAAAATGGAACTTGCAAGACATGGAATTGTGTTTACACAGGAAGAGTTAGTTGATAAACTGTTTGACTCACTGCCTGATGATAAAGATTGGCAGTATTTTGCTTTAATGCTGAAGAACACAGTGAAGTTGACTGATCTGACAGTTGATTTGCTAATTGAAAGATTGGAGAGTCATGAATTGGAGATCAGGAAAACGAACAAAGTCAACAATTCCTcgtatcaacaaaatgttgacttatATTATCGAGGAAGTATGATTCCAAAAACTGTGTCACCGAAAACagcattctcagcagaaaactcAAACATGCCAAATCAAGAAAGTCCAAGCAGTGGTTATTATGGAGGATCATCTTCAACAgctccaaaacaacaacaatcagttCCGAAAAACTTGTTCCAGTGCAACATTGTTGTAGACCTAAAAAATGCACAAAATTTCAGTGAAGAATTAGCCAAGCAGCAAATGGTGTTTTTAGCATCCGTCTTGGAATCATATGAGAGTCTTGTTGCTGGAAAGATTGGAAACACTAACCTCACCAAGGAAGACTATGATCAAATTGACCCAGAAGAGATGGAGTTAATTGATATTagatggtgcatggctagtgcaGTCAGAAGGGCTCAAAGATTCATGGAGATAACCAGCAGACATTCAATTGGTGGACCTTCAACAAAGCTTGgttttgataaatcaaaggtcACATGTTTTAAGTGCAATCaaaagggtcactttaaacgagaatgtCAAAATGCAGCTGCTGATGAGACGGCTAATCCATTTCGTGAGGATTATTACAAAAGAGCCATCTGTCATCAAAACAAAGCAGAGTCTCCTAGAATGAAGCAGTTAGAAGATGCTCCCAAATAAAAGTCAAGAGCGTTAGCTGTTTTTCATGATGATGAGGGATTTGATTGGAGCGATCTATTACCAGAAGAAGATGCACTGGGATATGCCTTCATGACAAAAATTGTTCCTTTCAAAGATACTCGAACAGAAGAAGAGAAATATTCCTACAGGAAGATGATAGCCCAAAACATGAAAGATAAAATCTATCGAACATGGAAAGAGGCAAAGAGCGCAAAAAGATGGGATGCGAATCGGGAATGTTACTTGGATCCAAAAGGAAACATCGTTGTTGAACCTTCATCAGTCACTGTTGAAACACTCATTGAGCAATTAgcagaagaggaagaagaaagacaGAGACTGTGGTGGGgaacaaaagatgaagaaaaagaaaaggagaaaGATTTGCAGTTGAAAAAGGTCAATGATGGGATAATCGACACGACTAAAGAATTCACAGCAGATAACCTAAAGAACATGGCTGATAAAGTTCTTGCAGCAAAAGAGTTAGAGGTAGACTCTAAGTCTAGTTCTGAGTCACAGAGCAAGGTCAGTTCAAATGATTTAATAAATGGATCAGGTAAGACTGAAAAGGCCAAAAGAGATAGTGactacaaaaattgcatgaaaaattGCAAGGTTTGTAGTACACATGCTTACCTCAGCGGTAAAAGGACTGAAGAACTGACAGAAAGAGTCAGACAAGTTGAAAATCAAATCTTGAGTCGTGACAAATTGTTAGAAGCTTCAAATGAGAGAATCAAAGAATTAACTGATAaacttgaaaaagataaaattgaagtagAAAAACTTAGGaaggaaaatgaaaagttaattcatgaaaatcgtcaactTTTTGAAAATCATGAGAAGctaaagaaaacaataaaagattctgatgaaagaaacAGTAAAACGAGCAAAGAAAATCAACAACTGTCAGGAG
It encodes:
- the LOC110893184 gene encoding uncharacterized protein PFB0145c-like, which produces MTKIVPFKDTRTEEEKYSYRKMIAQNMKDKIYRTWKEAKSAKRWDANRECYLDPKGNIVVEPSSVTVETLIEQLAEEEEERQRLWWGTKDEEKEKEKDLQLKKVNDGIIDTTKEFTADNLKNMADKVLAAKELEVDSKSSSESQSKVSSNDLINGSGKTEKAKRDSDYKNCMKNCKVCSTHAYLSGKRTEELTERVRQVENQILSRDKLLEASNERIKELTDKLEKDKIEVEKLRKENEKLIHENRQLFENHEKLKKTIKDSDERNSKTSKENQQLSGVLQSKEKQINQQLDEIANLKLHYNSASFVLQHIVPKPIGKNKVGEDVYSDGTRVGYHQVPPPVLNNFSKKKSGLVNEDETHEVKLPETIDVTFTSSSDKDSGSDKLYSDLEFPLENVNVDKLELPRSISRWVMDSGASRHMTGKKTLLYDVRGFNGGYVGFAGNQGGRIVGEGTLSNGIVTFERVNYIAELENNLLSFSQICDRISSVSSLLYTQPGSYSKEVQQDVFRVNQKPQT